A section of the Lineus longissimus chromosome 1, tnLinLong1.2, whole genome shotgun sequence genome encodes:
- the LOC135492525 gene encoding prosaposin-like isoform X2, whose translation MKLLVLSLLVAAAAASPLLGSERCTWGPSYWCSHIKAAKECNAVQHCISTVWKNQKLPAVTDGKSGELCQFCEDTMKEVLNKVKGGEKEILAYLEQACSIIPDSGLAAQCKSMVDEFFPQIMQMVIAELDPKTICTAVGFCTQGFKPKPEAKVQGQKPLDNILGHVQLIKTQSKAVSHTLNFEPAHNVKVFNPKDTSGDKKASPSEQCEMCKLAVAELKKITTDEAKQQEIETFIEKYLCGNIGSIKDECDKLVVQYGPLIFQFLAQEIDPETLCKAIGLCTSMKKPLMSLLKETNGVQSMSQVPMQMMSPAAKKLTVRSSTQCVVCEFLISKLESELKDNATEQEIITAVEKVCTLLPKTVQTECQNLIKQYGNAIITLLVNDVKPKEVCTTLGLCSATDRVPKYVFGTEACVLCETMAMYLQALLKEKNTEIAIRQELERVCNFLPDTEAAICDGLLVMYGDKIVLALANEISAKDICQFIDVCPKSKSYQAPKLVKELQVNVKSIEFCPICELVVTKIDEFLKENSTEAMVVEALDKVCSYMPATVKVECDDFVKQYGPMVVKLLALQIVPKDVCTKLGLCTKTTQAKKVAVEKFQSAVSCEVCQLAAGYLDALLEKNSTETQIEAALNQLCGYLPSSVKSECDALVKQYGPIIIKLMVQELSPSLICKELGLCISQKAVATPKPHLLGAEKCTWGPSYWCTNFDNAKKCNAVEHCNKHVWKNEV comes from the exons ATGAAGCTCCTTGTTCTTTCGTTGTTAGTGGCTGCGG CTGCCGCGTCTCCCTTACTTGGCAGTGAACGTTGTACGTGGGGCCCGTCATATTGGTGCAGTCACATTAAAGCAGCCAAAGAATGTAATGCCGTCCAGCACTGCATCAGCACAGTTTGGAAGAACCAGAAGCTTCCAGCTGTCACG GATGGAAAGAGTGGAGAGCTTTGTCAGTTCTGTGAGGATACTATGAAAGAAGTGCTGAACAAGGTTAAAGGGGGAGAG AAGGAGATTCTGGCTTATTTGGAACAGGCTTGTAGTATCATTCCCGATTCTGGCTTGGCAGCCCAG TGCAAGAGCATGGTTGATGAGTTCTTCCCACAGATCATGCAGATGGTTATTGCCGAGCTTGACCCGAAGACAATTTGCACTGCTGTGGGATTCTGTACCCAAGGGTTCAAACCCAAGCCTGAAGCCAAGGTTCAGGGCCAAAAGCCTTTGGACAACATCCTTGGTCATGTCCAGTTGATTAAGACACAATCAAAG GCGGTATCACACACTCTGAACTTTGAACCTGCACATAAT GTCAAAGTATTCAATCCTAAGGACACTTCTGGTGACAAGAAAGCTAGTCCGTCTGAGCAATGTGAAATGTGCAAGTTAGCTGTTGCAGAATTAAAAAAGATTACCACAGATGAGGCAAAGCAG CAAGAGATTGAAACATTTATTGAGAAATACTTATGTGGCAATATTGGAAGTATAAAGGACGAG TGTGATAAATTGGTTGTTCAGTATGGACCACTCATCTTCCAGTTCCTTGCACAGGAAATA GACCCTGAGACCCTCTGTAAAGCTATTGGCCTGTGCACTAGCATGAAGAAGCCTTTAATGTCCCTCCTGAAAGAAACAAATGGGGTACAGTCCATGAGCCAGGTCCCAATGCAAATGATGTCTCCAGCCGCCAAGAAGTTGACAGTTCGTTCCAGCACTCAATGTGTCGTGTGTGAATTCCTCATATCCAAATTGGAGTCTGAATTAAAGGACAATGCAACTgag CAAGAAATCATCACTGCAGTGGAGAAAGTGTGCACACTTCTGCCAAAGACGGTTCAGACCGAGTGTCAGAATCTTATTAAGCAGTATGGCAATGCTATCATCACCCTCCTCGTGAATGACGTCAAACCAAAAGAGGTTTGCACTACACTTGGTTTGTGTTCTGCAACGGATAGAG TTCCTAAGTACGTCTTCGGCACTGAAGCCTGTGTCCTGTGTGAAACTATGGCCATGTACCTGCAGGCTCTACTGAAGGAGAAAAATACTGAGATTGCTATCCGACAAGAGTTGGAGAGAGTGTGCAACTTCCTTCCTGATACCGAGGCAGCCATT TGTGATGGCCTACTTGTCATGTATGGAGATAAGATAGTTCTTGCACTTGCCAATGAAATAAGTGCCAAGGATATTTGCCAG TTCATTGATGTCTGCCCAAAATCAAAGTCTTACCAAGCTCCCAAACTCGTAAAGGAACTCCAAGTTAATGTGAAATCAATCGAGTTTTGTCCAATTTGTGAACTGGTCGTGACTAAAATTGACGAATTCCTTAAAGAAAATTCAACAGAG GCAATGGTTGTGGAGGCTTTGGATAAAGTCTGCAGCTACATGCCCGCAACAGTCAAGGTTGAGTGCGATGACTTTGTGAAACAGTATGGACCAATGGTTGTTAAGCTTCTAGCTCTACAAATCGTTCCGAAGGACGTCTGCACTAAGCTTGGGCTTTGTACTAAGACAACACAAGCAAAGAAAG TAGCTGTCGAGAAATTTCAAAGCGCTGTGTCATGTGAAGTCTGTCAATTAGCTGCTGGCTATCTTGATGCTTTGCTGGAGAAAAATTCAACCGAG ACCCAGATTGAGGCTGCTTTGAACCAGCTCTGTGGATACCTGCCTTCCTCTGTCAAGTCAGAATGTGATGCCTTAGTGAAACAATATGGCCCCATAATAATTAAGCTTATGGTTCAGGAACTTTCGCCTTCGTTGATTTGCAAAGAACTTGGACTTTGCATCTCTCAAAAAG CTGTAGCTACACCTAAACCTCACCTTCTTGGAGCAGAGAAATGCACATGGGGACCATCCTATTGGTGTACCAACTTCGACAATGCTAAGAAATGTAAT GCCGTTGAACATTGCAACAAACATGTTTGGAAGAATGAGGTCTAA
- the LOC135492525 gene encoding prosaposin-like isoform X5: MKLLVLSLLVAAAAASPLLGSERCTWGPSYWCSHIKAAKECNAVQHCISTVWKNQKLPAVTDGKSGELCQFCEDTMKEVLNKVKGGEKEILAYLEQACSIIPDSGLAAQCKSMVDEFFPQIMQMVIAELDPKTICTAVGFCTQGFKPKPEAKVQGQKPLDNILGHVQLIKTQSKVKVFNPKDTSGDKKASPSEQCEMCKLAVAELKKITTDEAKQQEIETFIEKYLCGNIGSIKDECDKLVVQYGPLIFQFLAQEIDPETLCKAIGLCTSMKKPLMSLLKETNGVQSMSQVPMQMMSPAAKKLTVRSSTQCVVCEFLISKLESELKDNATEQEIIDAVNKGCSYLPSTIAKECQALVKEYGAVIISLLVNDVDAEKVCTLIGLCKPSKRVPKYVFGTEACVLCETMAMYLQALLKEKNTEIAIRQELERVCNFLPDTEAAICDGLLVMYGDKIVLALANEISAKDICQFIDVCPKSKSYQAPKLVKELQVNVKSIEFCPICELVVTKIDEFLKENSTEAMVVEALDKVCSYMPATVKVECDDFVKQYGPMVVKLLALQIVPKDVCTKLGLCTKTTQAKKVAVEKFQSAVSCEVCQLAAGYLDALLEKNSTETQIEAALNQLCGYLPSSVKSECDALVKQYGPIIIKLMVQELSPSLICKELGLCISQKAVATPKPHLLGAEKCTWGPSYWCTNFDNAKKCNAVEHCNKHVWKNEV; this comes from the exons ATGAAGCTCCTTGTTCTTTCGTTGTTAGTGGCTGCGG CTGCCGCGTCTCCCTTACTTGGCAGTGAACGTTGTACGTGGGGCCCGTCATATTGGTGCAGTCACATTAAAGCAGCCAAAGAATGTAATGCCGTCCAGCACTGCATCAGCACAGTTTGGAAGAACCAGAAGCTTCCAGCTGTCACG GATGGAAAGAGTGGAGAGCTTTGTCAGTTCTGTGAGGATACTATGAAAGAAGTGCTGAACAAGGTTAAAGGGGGAGAG AAGGAGATTCTGGCTTATTTGGAACAGGCTTGTAGTATCATTCCCGATTCTGGCTTGGCAGCCCAG TGCAAGAGCATGGTTGATGAGTTCTTCCCACAGATCATGCAGATGGTTATTGCCGAGCTTGACCCGAAGACAATTTGCACTGCTGTGGGATTCTGTACCCAAGGGTTCAAACCCAAGCCTGAAGCCAAGGTTCAGGGCCAAAAGCCTTTGGACAACATCCTTGGTCATGTCCAGTTGATTAAGACACAATCAAAG GTCAAAGTATTCAATCCTAAGGACACTTCTGGTGACAAGAAAGCTAGTCCGTCTGAGCAATGTGAAATGTGCAAGTTAGCTGTTGCAGAATTAAAAAAGATTACCACAGATGAGGCAAAGCAG CAAGAGATTGAAACATTTATTGAGAAATACTTATGTGGCAATATTGGAAGTATAAAGGACGAG TGTGATAAATTGGTTGTTCAGTATGGACCACTCATCTTCCAGTTCCTTGCACAGGAAATA GACCCTGAGACCCTCTGTAAAGCTATTGGCCTGTGCACTAGCATGAAGAAGCCTTTAATGTCCCTCCTGAAAGAAACAAATGGGGTACAGTCCATGAGCCAGGTCCCAATGCAAATGATGTCTCCAGCCGCCAAGAAGTTGACAGTTCGTTCCAGCACTCAATGTGTCGTGTGTGAATTCCTCATATCCAAATTGGAGTCTGAATTAAAGGACAATGCAACTgag CAAGAAATCATTGATGCTGTGAACAAAGGCTGCAGCTATTTGCCATCAACTATAGCCAAAGAATGCCAAGCTCTTGTCAAAGAGTACGGAGCTGTCATCATCTCCCTCCTCGTCAACGACGTGGATGCCGAAAAAGTTTGCACTCTCATTGGTTTGTGCAAGCCCTCAAAACGAG TTCCTAAGTACGTCTTCGGCACTGAAGCCTGTGTCCTGTGTGAAACTATGGCCATGTACCTGCAGGCTCTACTGAAGGAGAAAAATACTGAGATTGCTATCCGACAAGAGTTGGAGAGAGTGTGCAACTTCCTTCCTGATACCGAGGCAGCCATT TGTGATGGCCTACTTGTCATGTATGGAGATAAGATAGTTCTTGCACTTGCCAATGAAATAAGTGCCAAGGATATTTGCCAG TTCATTGATGTCTGCCCAAAATCAAAGTCTTACCAAGCTCCCAAACTCGTAAAGGAACTCCAAGTTAATGTGAAATCAATCGAGTTTTGTCCAATTTGTGAACTGGTCGTGACTAAAATTGACGAATTCCTTAAAGAAAATTCAACAGAG GCAATGGTTGTGGAGGCTTTGGATAAAGTCTGCAGCTACATGCCCGCAACAGTCAAGGTTGAGTGCGATGACTTTGTGAAACAGTATGGACCAATGGTTGTTAAGCTTCTAGCTCTACAAATCGTTCCGAAGGACGTCTGCACTAAGCTTGGGCTTTGTACTAAGACAACACAAGCAAAGAAAG TAGCTGTCGAGAAATTTCAAAGCGCTGTGTCATGTGAAGTCTGTCAATTAGCTGCTGGCTATCTTGATGCTTTGCTGGAGAAAAATTCAACCGAG ACCCAGATTGAGGCTGCTTTGAACCAGCTCTGTGGATACCTGCCTTCCTCTGTCAAGTCAGAATGTGATGCCTTAGTGAAACAATATGGCCCCATAATAATTAAGCTTATGGTTCAGGAACTTTCGCCTTCGTTGATTTGCAAAGAACTTGGACTTTGCATCTCTCAAAAAG CTGTAGCTACACCTAAACCTCACCTTCTTGGAGCAGAGAAATGCACATGGGGACCATCCTATTGGTGTACCAACTTCGACAATGCTAAGAAATGTAAT GCCGTTGAACATTGCAACAAACATGTTTGGAAGAATGAGGTCTAA
- the LOC135492525 gene encoding prosaposin-like isoform X6 — MKLLVLSLLVAAAAASPLLGSERCTWGPSYWCSHIKAAKECNAVQHCISTVWKNQKLPAVTDGKSGELCQFCEDTMKEVLNKVKGGEKEILAYLEQACSIIPDSGLAAQCKSMVDEFFPQIMQMVIAELDPKTICTAVGFCTQGFKPKPEAKVQGQKPLDNILGHVQLIKTQSKAPVKAAGEECEVCKLIMAAARSEIKDNKTEQEIETFIEKYLCGNIGSIKDECDKLVVQYGPLIFQFLAQEIDPETLCKAIGLCTSMKKPLMSLLKETNGVQSMSQVPMQMMSPAAKKLTVRSSTQCVVCEFLISKLESELKDNATEQEIIDAVNKGCSYLPSTIAKECQALVKEYGAVIISLLVNDVDAEKVCTLIGLCKPSKRVPKYVFGTEACVLCETMAMYLQALLKEKNTEIAIRQELERVCNFLPDTEAAICDGLLVMYGDKIVLALANEISAKDICQFIDVCPKSKSYQAPKLVKELQVNVKSIEFCPICELVVTKIDEFLKENSTEAMVVEALDKVCSYMPATVKVECDDFVKQYGPMVVKLLALQIVPKDVCTKLGLCTKTTQAKKVAVEKFQSAVSCEVCQLAAGYLDALLEKNSTETQIEAALNQLCGYLPSSVKSECDALVKQYGPIIIKLMVQELSPSLICKELGLCISQKAVATPKPHLLGAEKCTWGPSYWCTNFDNAKKCNAVEHCNKHVWKNEV, encoded by the exons ATGAAGCTCCTTGTTCTTTCGTTGTTAGTGGCTGCGG CTGCCGCGTCTCCCTTACTTGGCAGTGAACGTTGTACGTGGGGCCCGTCATATTGGTGCAGTCACATTAAAGCAGCCAAAGAATGTAATGCCGTCCAGCACTGCATCAGCACAGTTTGGAAGAACCAGAAGCTTCCAGCTGTCACG GATGGAAAGAGTGGAGAGCTTTGTCAGTTCTGTGAGGATACTATGAAAGAAGTGCTGAACAAGGTTAAAGGGGGAGAG AAGGAGATTCTGGCTTATTTGGAACAGGCTTGTAGTATCATTCCCGATTCTGGCTTGGCAGCCCAG TGCAAGAGCATGGTTGATGAGTTCTTCCCACAGATCATGCAGATGGTTATTGCCGAGCTTGACCCGAAGACAATTTGCACTGCTGTGGGATTCTGTACCCAAGGGTTCAAACCCAAGCCTGAAGCCAAGGTTCAGGGCCAAAAGCCTTTGGACAACATCCTTGGTCATGTCCAGTTGATTAAGACACAATCAAAG GCTCCTGTGAAAGCTGCTGGTGAGGAGTGTGAAGTATGCAAGCTCATCATGGCTGCGGCCCGTTCAGAAATCAAGGACAACAAAACTGAG CAAGAGATTGAAACATTTATTGAGAAATACTTATGTGGCAATATTGGAAGTATAAAGGACGAG TGTGATAAATTGGTTGTTCAGTATGGACCACTCATCTTCCAGTTCCTTGCACAGGAAATA GACCCTGAGACCCTCTGTAAAGCTATTGGCCTGTGCACTAGCATGAAGAAGCCTTTAATGTCCCTCCTGAAAGAAACAAATGGGGTACAGTCCATGAGCCAGGTCCCAATGCAAATGATGTCTCCAGCCGCCAAGAAGTTGACAGTTCGTTCCAGCACTCAATGTGTCGTGTGTGAATTCCTCATATCCAAATTGGAGTCTGAATTAAAGGACAATGCAACTgag CAAGAAATCATTGATGCTGTGAACAAAGGCTGCAGCTATTTGCCATCAACTATAGCCAAAGAATGCCAAGCTCTTGTCAAAGAGTACGGAGCTGTCATCATCTCCCTCCTCGTCAACGACGTGGATGCCGAAAAAGTTTGCACTCTCATTGGTTTGTGCAAGCCCTCAAAACGAG TTCCTAAGTACGTCTTCGGCACTGAAGCCTGTGTCCTGTGTGAAACTATGGCCATGTACCTGCAGGCTCTACTGAAGGAGAAAAATACTGAGATTGCTATCCGACAAGAGTTGGAGAGAGTGTGCAACTTCCTTCCTGATACCGAGGCAGCCATT TGTGATGGCCTACTTGTCATGTATGGAGATAAGATAGTTCTTGCACTTGCCAATGAAATAAGTGCCAAGGATATTTGCCAG TTCATTGATGTCTGCCCAAAATCAAAGTCTTACCAAGCTCCCAAACTCGTAAAGGAACTCCAAGTTAATGTGAAATCAATCGAGTTTTGTCCAATTTGTGAACTGGTCGTGACTAAAATTGACGAATTCCTTAAAGAAAATTCAACAGAG GCAATGGTTGTGGAGGCTTTGGATAAAGTCTGCAGCTACATGCCCGCAACAGTCAAGGTTGAGTGCGATGACTTTGTGAAACAGTATGGACCAATGGTTGTTAAGCTTCTAGCTCTACAAATCGTTCCGAAGGACGTCTGCACTAAGCTTGGGCTTTGTACTAAGACAACACAAGCAAAGAAAG TAGCTGTCGAGAAATTTCAAAGCGCTGTGTCATGTGAAGTCTGTCAATTAGCTGCTGGCTATCTTGATGCTTTGCTGGAGAAAAATTCAACCGAG ACCCAGATTGAGGCTGCTTTGAACCAGCTCTGTGGATACCTGCCTTCCTCTGTCAAGTCAGAATGTGATGCCTTAGTGAAACAATATGGCCCCATAATAATTAAGCTTATGGTTCAGGAACTTTCGCCTTCGTTGATTTGCAAAGAACTTGGACTTTGCATCTCTCAAAAAG CTGTAGCTACACCTAAACCTCACCTTCTTGGAGCAGAGAAATGCACATGGGGACCATCCTATTGGTGTACCAACTTCGACAATGCTAAGAAATGTAAT GCCGTTGAACATTGCAACAAACATGTTTGGAAGAATGAGGTCTAA
- the LOC135492525 gene encoding prosaposin-like isoform X7: protein MKLLVLSLLVAAAAASPLLGSERCTWGPSYWCSHIKAAKECNAVQHCISTVWKNQKLPAVTDENCDVCKFVFQEIDTALENNATEKEILAYLEQACSIIPDSGLAAQCKSMVDEFFPQIMQMVIAELDPKTICTAVGFCTQGFKPKPEAKVQGQKPLDNILGHVQLIKTQSKAVSHTLNFEPAHNVKVFNPKDTSGDKKASPSEQCEMCKLAVAELKKITTDEAKQQEIETFIEKYLCGNIGSIKDECDKLVVQYGPLIFQFLAQEIDPETLCKAIGLCTSMKKPLMSLLKETNGVQSMSQVPMQMMSPAAKKLTVRSSTQCVVCEFLISKLESELKDNATEQEIITAVEKVCTLLPKTVQTECQNLIKQYGNAIITLLVNDVKPKEVCTTLGLCSATDRVPKYVFGTEACVLCETMAMYLQALLKEKNTEIAIRQELERVCNFLPDTEAAICDGLLVMYGDKIVLALANEISAKDICQFIDVCPKSKSYQAPKLVKELQVNVKSIEFCPICELVVTKIDEFLKENSTEAMVVEALDKVCSYMPATVKVECDDFVKQYGPMVVKLLALQIVPKDVCTKLGLCTKTTQAKKVAVEKFQSAVSCEVCQLAAGYLDALLEKNSTETQIEAALNQLCGYLPSSVKSECDALVKQYGPIIIKLMVQELSPSLICKELGLCISQKAVATPKPHLLGAEKCTWGPSYWCTNFDNAKKCNAVEHCNKHVWKNEV, encoded by the exons ATGAAGCTCCTTGTTCTTTCGTTGTTAGTGGCTGCGG CTGCCGCGTCTCCCTTACTTGGCAGTGAACGTTGTACGTGGGGCCCGTCATATTGGTGCAGTCACATTAAAGCAGCCAAAGAATGTAATGCCGTCCAGCACTGCATCAGCACAGTTTGGAAGAACCAGAAGCTTCCAGCTGTCACG GATGAGAATTGTGATGTCTGCAAGTTTGTCTTTCAAGAAATCGACACTGCCCTGGAAAACAACGCTACTGAG AAGGAGATTCTGGCTTATTTGGAACAGGCTTGTAGTATCATTCCCGATTCTGGCTTGGCAGCCCAG TGCAAGAGCATGGTTGATGAGTTCTTCCCACAGATCATGCAGATGGTTATTGCCGAGCTTGACCCGAAGACAATTTGCACTGCTGTGGGATTCTGTACCCAAGGGTTCAAACCCAAGCCTGAAGCCAAGGTTCAGGGCCAAAAGCCTTTGGACAACATCCTTGGTCATGTCCAGTTGATTAAGACACAATCAAAG GCGGTATCACACACTCTGAACTTTGAACCTGCACATAAT GTCAAAGTATTCAATCCTAAGGACACTTCTGGTGACAAGAAAGCTAGTCCGTCTGAGCAATGTGAAATGTGCAAGTTAGCTGTTGCAGAATTAAAAAAGATTACCACAGATGAGGCAAAGCAG CAAGAGATTGAAACATTTATTGAGAAATACTTATGTGGCAATATTGGAAGTATAAAGGACGAG TGTGATAAATTGGTTGTTCAGTATGGACCACTCATCTTCCAGTTCCTTGCACAGGAAATA GACCCTGAGACCCTCTGTAAAGCTATTGGCCTGTGCACTAGCATGAAGAAGCCTTTAATGTCCCTCCTGAAAGAAACAAATGGGGTACAGTCCATGAGCCAGGTCCCAATGCAAATGATGTCTCCAGCCGCCAAGAAGTTGACAGTTCGTTCCAGCACTCAATGTGTCGTGTGTGAATTCCTCATATCCAAATTGGAGTCTGAATTAAAGGACAATGCAACTgag CAAGAAATCATCACTGCAGTGGAGAAAGTGTGCACACTTCTGCCAAAGACGGTTCAGACCGAGTGTCAGAATCTTATTAAGCAGTATGGCAATGCTATCATCACCCTCCTCGTGAATGACGTCAAACCAAAAGAGGTTTGCACTACACTTGGTTTGTGTTCTGCAACGGATAGAG TTCCTAAGTACGTCTTCGGCACTGAAGCCTGTGTCCTGTGTGAAACTATGGCCATGTACCTGCAGGCTCTACTGAAGGAGAAAAATACTGAGATTGCTATCCGACAAGAGTTGGAGAGAGTGTGCAACTTCCTTCCTGATACCGAGGCAGCCATT TGTGATGGCCTACTTGTCATGTATGGAGATAAGATAGTTCTTGCACTTGCCAATGAAATAAGTGCCAAGGATATTTGCCAG TTCATTGATGTCTGCCCAAAATCAAAGTCTTACCAAGCTCCCAAACTCGTAAAGGAACTCCAAGTTAATGTGAAATCAATCGAGTTTTGTCCAATTTGTGAACTGGTCGTGACTAAAATTGACGAATTCCTTAAAGAAAATTCAACAGAG GCAATGGTTGTGGAGGCTTTGGATAAAGTCTGCAGCTACATGCCCGCAACAGTCAAGGTTGAGTGCGATGACTTTGTGAAACAGTATGGACCAATGGTTGTTAAGCTTCTAGCTCTACAAATCGTTCCGAAGGACGTCTGCACTAAGCTTGGGCTTTGTACTAAGACAACACAAGCAAAGAAAG TAGCTGTCGAGAAATTTCAAAGCGCTGTGTCATGTGAAGTCTGTCAATTAGCTGCTGGCTATCTTGATGCTTTGCTGGAGAAAAATTCAACCGAG ACCCAGATTGAGGCTGCTTTGAACCAGCTCTGTGGATACCTGCCTTCCTCTGTCAAGTCAGAATGTGATGCCTTAGTGAAACAATATGGCCCCATAATAATTAAGCTTATGGTTCAGGAACTTTCGCCTTCGTTGATTTGCAAAGAACTTGGACTTTGCATCTCTCAAAAAG CTGTAGCTACACCTAAACCTCACCTTCTTGGAGCAGAGAAATGCACATGGGGACCATCCTATTGGTGTACCAACTTCGACAATGCTAAGAAATGTAAT GCCGTTGAACATTGCAACAAACATGTTTGGAAGAATGAGGTCTAA
- the LOC135492525 gene encoding prosaposin-like isoform X4, producing MKLLVLSLLVAAAAASPLLGSERCTWGPSYWCSHIKAAKECNAVQHCISTVWKNQKLPAVTDENCDVCKFVFQEIDTALENNATEKEILAYLEQACSIIPDSGLAAQCKSMVDEFFPQIMQMVIAELDPKTICTAVGFCTQGFKPKPEAKVQGQKPLDNILGHVQLIKTQSKAVSHTLNFEPAHNVKVFNPKDTSGDKKASPSEQCEMCKLAVAELKKITTDEAKQQEIETFIEKYLCGNIGSIKDECDKLVVQYGPLIFQFLAQEIDPETLCKAIGLCTSMKKPLMSLLKETNGVQSMSQVPMQMMSPAAKKLTVRSSTQCVVCEFLISKLESELKDNATEQEIIDAVNKGCSYLPSTIAKECQALVKEYGAVIISLLVNDVDAEKVCTLIGLCKPSKRVPKYVFGTEACVLCETMAMYLQALLKEKNTEIAIRQELERVCNFLPDTEAAICDGLLVMYGDKIVLALANEISAKDICQFIDVCPKSKSYQAPKLVKELQVNVKSIEFCPICELVVTKIDEFLKENSTEAMVVEALDKVCSYMPATVKVECDDFVKQYGPMVVKLLALQIVPKDVCTKLGLCTKTTQAKKVAVEKFQSAVSCEVCQLAAGYLDALLEKNSTETQIEAALNQLCGYLPSSVKSECDALVKQYGPIIIKLMVQELSPSLICKELGLCISQKAVATPKPHLLGAEKCTWGPSYWCTNFDNAKKCNAVEHCNKHVWKNEV from the exons ATGAAGCTCCTTGTTCTTTCGTTGTTAGTGGCTGCGG CTGCCGCGTCTCCCTTACTTGGCAGTGAACGTTGTACGTGGGGCCCGTCATATTGGTGCAGTCACATTAAAGCAGCCAAAGAATGTAATGCCGTCCAGCACTGCATCAGCACAGTTTGGAAGAACCAGAAGCTTCCAGCTGTCACG GATGAGAATTGTGATGTCTGCAAGTTTGTCTTTCAAGAAATCGACACTGCCCTGGAAAACAACGCTACTGAG AAGGAGATTCTGGCTTATTTGGAACAGGCTTGTAGTATCATTCCCGATTCTGGCTTGGCAGCCCAG TGCAAGAGCATGGTTGATGAGTTCTTCCCACAGATCATGCAGATGGTTATTGCCGAGCTTGACCCGAAGACAATTTGCACTGCTGTGGGATTCTGTACCCAAGGGTTCAAACCCAAGCCTGAAGCCAAGGTTCAGGGCCAAAAGCCTTTGGACAACATCCTTGGTCATGTCCAGTTGATTAAGACACAATCAAAG GCGGTATCACACACTCTGAACTTTGAACCTGCACATAAT GTCAAAGTATTCAATCCTAAGGACACTTCTGGTGACAAGAAAGCTAGTCCGTCTGAGCAATGTGAAATGTGCAAGTTAGCTGTTGCAGAATTAAAAAAGATTACCACAGATGAGGCAAAGCAG CAAGAGATTGAAACATTTATTGAGAAATACTTATGTGGCAATATTGGAAGTATAAAGGACGAG TGTGATAAATTGGTTGTTCAGTATGGACCACTCATCTTCCAGTTCCTTGCACAGGAAATA GACCCTGAGACCCTCTGTAAAGCTATTGGCCTGTGCACTAGCATGAAGAAGCCTTTAATGTCCCTCCTGAAAGAAACAAATGGGGTACAGTCCATGAGCCAGGTCCCAATGCAAATGATGTCTCCAGCCGCCAAGAAGTTGACAGTTCGTTCCAGCACTCAATGTGTCGTGTGTGAATTCCTCATATCCAAATTGGAGTCTGAATTAAAGGACAATGCAACTgag CAAGAAATCATTGATGCTGTGAACAAAGGCTGCAGCTATTTGCCATCAACTATAGCCAAAGAATGCCAAGCTCTTGTCAAAGAGTACGGAGCTGTCATCATCTCCCTCCTCGTCAACGACGTGGATGCCGAAAAAGTTTGCACTCTCATTGGTTTGTGCAAGCCCTCAAAACGAG TTCCTAAGTACGTCTTCGGCACTGAAGCCTGTGTCCTGTGTGAAACTATGGCCATGTACCTGCAGGCTCTACTGAAGGAGAAAAATACTGAGATTGCTATCCGACAAGAGTTGGAGAGAGTGTGCAACTTCCTTCCTGATACCGAGGCAGCCATT TGTGATGGCCTACTTGTCATGTATGGAGATAAGATAGTTCTTGCACTTGCCAATGAAATAAGTGCCAAGGATATTTGCCAG TTCATTGATGTCTGCCCAAAATCAAAGTCTTACCAAGCTCCCAAACTCGTAAAGGAACTCCAAGTTAATGTGAAATCAATCGAGTTTTGTCCAATTTGTGAACTGGTCGTGACTAAAATTGACGAATTCCTTAAAGAAAATTCAACAGAG GCAATGGTTGTGGAGGCTTTGGATAAAGTCTGCAGCTACATGCCCGCAACAGTCAAGGTTGAGTGCGATGACTTTGTGAAACAGTATGGACCAATGGTTGTTAAGCTTCTAGCTCTACAAATCGTTCCGAAGGACGTCTGCACTAAGCTTGGGCTTTGTACTAAGACAACACAAGCAAAGAAAG TAGCTGTCGAGAAATTTCAAAGCGCTGTGTCATGTGAAGTCTGTCAATTAGCTGCTGGCTATCTTGATGCTTTGCTGGAGAAAAATTCAACCGAG ACCCAGATTGAGGCTGCTTTGAACCAGCTCTGTGGATACCTGCCTTCCTCTGTCAAGTCAGAATGTGATGCCTTAGTGAAACAATATGGCCCCATAATAATTAAGCTTATGGTTCAGGAACTTTCGCCTTCGTTGATTTGCAAAGAACTTGGACTTTGCATCTCTCAAAAAG CTGTAGCTACACCTAAACCTCACCTTCTTGGAGCAGAGAAATGCACATGGGGACCATCCTATTGGTGTACCAACTTCGACAATGCTAAGAAATGTAAT GCCGTTGAACATTGCAACAAACATGTTTGGAAGAATGAGGTCTAA